Proteins from a single region of Pongo pygmaeus isolate AG05252 chromosome 3, NHGRI_mPonPyg2-v2.0_pri, whole genome shotgun sequence:
- the KIAA0232 gene encoding uncharacterized protein KIAA0232 homolog isoform X3, translating to MYPICTVVVDGLPSESSSSSYPGPVSVSEMSLLHALGPVQTWLGQELEKCGIDAMIYTRYVLSLLLHDSYDYDLQEQENDIFLGWEKGAYKKWGKSKKKCSDLTLEEMKKQAAVQCLRSASDESSGIETLVEELCSRLKDLQSKQEEKIHKKLEGSPSPEAELSPPAKDQVEMYYEAFPPLSEKPVCLQEIMTVWNKSKVCSYSSSSSSSTAPPASTDTSSPKDCNSESEVTKERSSEVPTTVHEKIQSKSKNEKENKFSNGTTEEKPALYKKQIRHKPEGKIRPRSWSSGSSEAGSSSSGNQGELKASMKYVKVRHKAREIRNKKGRNGQSRLSLKHGEKAERNIHTGSSSSSSNGSVKQLCKRGKRPLKEIGRKDPGSTEGKDLYMENRNDTEYKEEPLWYTEPIAEYFVPLSRKSKLETTYRNRQDTSDLTSEAVEELSESVHGLCISNNNLHKTYLAAGTFIDGHFVEMPAVINEDIDLTGTSLCSLPEDNKYLDDIHLSELTHFYEVDIDQSMLDPGASETMQGESRILNMIRQKSKENTDFEAECCIVLDGMELQGERAIWTDSTSSVGAEGLFLQDLGNLAQFWECCSSSSGDADGESFGGDSPVRLSPILDSTVLNSHLLAGNQELFSDINEGSGINSCFSVFEVQCSNSVLPFSFETLNLGNENTDSSANMLGKTQSRLLIWTKNSAFEENEHCSNLSTRTCSPWSHSEETRSDNETLNIQFEESTQFNAEDINYVVPRVSSSYVDEELLDFLQDETCQQNSRTLGEIPTLVFKKTSKLESVCGIQLEQKTENKNFETTQVCNESPHGDGYSSGVIKDIWTKMADTNSVATVEIERTDAELFSADVNNYCCCLDAEAELETLQEPDKAVRRSEYHLWEGQKESLEKRAFASSELSNVDGGDYTTPSKPWDVAQDKENTFILGGVYGELKTFNSDGEWAVVPPSHTKGSLLQCAASDVVTIAGTDVFMTPGNSFAPGHRQLWKPFVSFEQNDQPKSGENGLNKGFSFIFHEDLLGACGNFQVEDPGLEYSFSSFDLSNPFSQVLHVECSFEPEGIASFSPSFKPKSILCSDSDSEVFHPRICGVDRTQYRAIRISPRTHFRPISASELSPGGGSESEFESEKDEANIPIPSQVDIFEDPQADLKPLEEDAEKEGHYYGKSELESGKFLPRLKKSGMEKSAQTSLDSQEESTGILSVGKQNQCLECSMNESLEIDLESSEANCKIMAQCEEEINNFCGCKAGCQFPAYEDNPVSSGQLEEIGKKEKEERSKILHHTTTIFLRFLFPVLNTDIQGMNRSQEKQTWWEKALYSPLFPASECEGVFCL from the exons AGCTCTGGTATCGAGACTTTAGTGGAGGAGCTCTGCTCCAGACTGAAAGACCTTCAGAGTAAGCAAG AAGAGAAGATTCACAAAAAGTTAGAGGGGTCTCCCTCTCCAGAGGCAGAATTATCCCCTCCAGCAAAGGATCAAGTGGAAAT GTACTATGAAGCATTTCCACCACTTTCTGAGAAACCAGTTTGCCTGCAAGAAATCATGACTGTGTGGAACAAGTCTAAAGTCTGTTCTTACTCTAGCTCTTCTTCATCATCCACAGCCCCACCAGCTAGCACAGATACTTCCTCTCCTAAGGACTGCAACAGTGAAAGTGAAGTCACCAAGGAAAGAAGCAGTGAAGTACCCACCACTGTGCATGAGAAAATCCAGAGCAAAAGCAAAAAcgagaaggaaaacaaatttaGTAATGGCACAACTGAAGAAAAGCCTGCCTTGTACAAAAAGCAAATCCGACATAAACCTGAAGGAAAGATTCGCCCTCGTTCATGGTCTTCTGGCTCCAGTGAAGCAGGCTCAAGTTCCAGTGGGAATCAGGGAGAATTAAAAGCATCCATGAAGTATGTTAAAGTAAGACACAAGGCACGAGAGATTCGAAACAAAAAAGGGCGGAATGGGCAAAGCAGGCTTTCTTTGAAGCATGGTGAAAAGGCTGAAAGAAACATTCATACTGGAAGTAGTAGCAGTAGCAGCAATGGTTCTGTCAAACAGCTGTGCAAGCGGGGTAAGAGACCTTTAAAAGAAATAGGGAGAAAAGATCCTGGGAGCACTGAAGGAAAAGACCTGTACATGGAGAACAGAAATGACACAGAGTATAAAGAGGAGCCCTTGTGGTACACCGAGCCAATTGCTGAATATTTTGTTCCTCTGAGCAGAAAAAGTAAACTAGAGACCACATACCGAAACAGACAAGATACAAGTGATCTGACATCAGAGGCAGTGGAAGAATTGTCTGAATCAGTGCATGGTCTTTGTATCAGCAACAATAATCTTCATAAAACATACCTCGCAGCAGGTACTTTCATTGATGGTCATTTTGTAGAAATGCCTGCAGTTATAAATGAGGATATTGACCTCACTGGGACCTCATTATGTTCTCTACCAGAGGACAATAAATACCTAGATGATATTCATCTGTCAGAATTAACGCACTTCTATGAAGTGGATATTGATCAATCCATGTTGGATCCTGGTGCCTCAGAAACAATGCAAGGAGAAAGTCGGATTTTGAATATGATTCgacaaaaaagcaaagagaacacAGATTTTGAGGCAGAATGTTGCATAGTGTTAGATGGTATGGAGTTGCAAGGGGAACGTGCAATATGGACAGATTCTACCAGCTCCGTAGGTGCTGAGGGCTTATTCCTGCAGGACCTTGGCAATCTGGCTCAGTTTTGGGAGTGCTGTTCATCCAGCTCCGGTGATGCTGATGGGGAGAGTTTTGGAGGAGACTCTCCAGTTAGACTCTCTCCCATCTTAGACAGCACAGTGCTCAATTCACACCTGCTTGCTGGCAATCAAGAGCTCTTTTCAGATATTAATGAAGGATCTGGTATAAACTCTTGTTTTTCAGTGTTTGAAGTGCAATGCAGTAATTCTgttttaccattttcttttgaaacactcaACTTGGGAAATGAAAATACAGATTCTAGTGCTAATATGCTTGGGAAAACACAGTCTAGATTGCTAATATGGACCAAAAATAGTGCCTTTGAAGAAAATGAACACTGTTCTAATCTTTCAACAAGAACTTGTAGTCCATGGTCCCATTCAGAAGAAACACGTTCAGACAATGAAACATTAAATATTCAGTTTGAAGAATCCACACAGTTTAATGCCGAAGATATTAATTATGTAGTTCCTAGAGTCTCGTCAAGTTATGTAGATGAAGAACTTCTAGATTTTTTGCAAGATGAAACTTGCCAGCAAAACAGTAGAACTTTAGGTGAGATTCCTACATTAGTTTTCAAAAAAACATCTAAACTAGAATCCGTCTGTGGTATTCAGCtagaacaaaaaacagaaaacaaaaattttgaaacTACACAAGTATGTAATGAAAGTCCACATGGAGATGGCTACAGCTCAGGGGTTATTAAAGACATTTGGACAAAGATGGCAGACACAAATTCTGTGGCTACAGTAGAAATAGAAAGAACTGATGCTGAGTTGTTTTCGGCAGATGTAAATAACTACTGCTGCTGTCTAGATGCTGAAGCTGAACTGGAGACCCTTCAGGAGCCTGATAAGGCTGTGCGGCGGTCAGAGTACCATCTGTGGGAGGGACAGAAAGAGAGCCTGGAGAAAAGAGCATTTGCTTCTAGTGAGCTATCAAACGTGGATGGTGGTGATTATACAACACCCTCTAAACCCTGGGATGTAGCCCAAGATAAAGAAAACACATTCATTCTTGGAGGAGTTTATGGAGAACTCAAAACCTTCAATAGTGATGGGGAATGGGCGGTCGTACCACCTAGTCACACAAAAGGAAGTCTGTTACAGTGTGCAGCTTCTGATGTTGTGACAATAGCTGGTACAGATGTCTTTATGACCCCAGGAAACAGTTTTGCTCCTGGGCACAGGCAGTTATGGAAACCCTTCGTGTCATTTGAACAGAATGATCAGCCGAAGAGTGGGGAAAATGGGTTAAATAAgggattttcttttatcttccatGAAGACTTACTAGGAGCTTGTGGCAACTTTCAAGTCGAAGATCCTGGACTTGAAtactcattttcttcctttgactTAAGCAATCCATTTTCACAAGTTCTTCATGTAGAATGCTCATTTGAACCTGAAGGGATTGCATCTTTCAGCCCCAGTTTTAAACCGAAATCAATCCTCTGTTCTGATTCAGACAGTGAAGTGTTTCACCCCAGGATATGTGGTGTTGACAGAACACAATACAGGGCTATTCGGATCTCTCCTAGGACTCACTTTCGCCCAATTTCTGCATCCGAACTGTCCCCAGGAGGAGGAAGCGAGTCAGAATTTGAGTCTGAGAAAGATGAAGCAAATATTCCCATTCCTTCTCAAGTTGATATATTTGAAGATCCGCAGGCAGATCTCAAACCTCTGGAAGAAGATGCAGAGAAAGAAGGCCATTACTATGGAAAATCAGAGCTTGAGTCTGGAAAATTCCTTCCCAGGTTAAAAAAATCTGGGATGGAAAAGAGTGCTCAGACATCACTGGATTCCCAGGAGGAATCAACTGGGATTCTGTCAGTAGGAAAGCAAAATCAGTGTTTGGAATGTAGCATGAATGAATCCCTGGAAATAGATTTAGAAAGCTCAGAAGCAAATTGTAAAATAATGGCACAATGCGAGgaagaaattaataatttttgtggTTGCAAAGCAGGTTGTCAGTTTCCTGCTTATGAAGATAATCCAGTTTCTTCGGGACAGCTGGAAGAG attgggaagaaagaaaaagaggaaagaagcaaGATTCTACATCATACCACTACCATATTCCTTCGCTTTCTA TTCCCTGTATTGAACACTGATATACAAGGAATGAATAGAAGTCAAGAAAAACAGACCTGGTGGGAAAAAGCCTTGtactctcctctttttcctgcATCAGAGTGTGAAG
- the KIAA0232 gene encoding uncharacterized protein KIAA0232 homolog isoform X4, which produces MYPICTVVVDGLPSESSSSSYPGPVSVSEMSLLHALGPVQTWLGQELEKCGIDAMIYTRYVLSLLLHDSYDYDLQEQENDIFLGWEKGAYKKWGKSKKKCSDLTLEEMKKQAAVQCLRSASDESSGIETLVEELCSRLKDLQSKQEEKIHKKLEGSPSPEAELSPPAKDQVEMYYEAFPPLSEKPVCLQEIMTVWNKSKVCSYSSSSSSSTAPPASTDTSSPKDCNSESEVTKERSSEVPTTVHEKIQSKSKNEKENKFSNGTTEEKPALYKKQIRHKPEGKIRPRSWSSGSSEAGSSSSGNQGELKASMKYVKVRHKAREIRNKKGRNGQSRLSLKHGEKAERNIHTGSSSSSSNGSVKQLCKRGKRPLKEIGRKDPGSTEGKDLYMENRNDTEYKEEPLWYTEPIAEYFVPLSRKSKLETTYRNRQDTSDLTSEAVEELSESVHGLCISNNNLHKTYLAAGTFIDGHFVEMPAVINEDIDLTGTSLCSLPEDNKYLDDIHLSELTHFYEVDIDQSMLDPGASETMQGESRILNMIRQKSKENTDFEAECCIVLDGMELQGERAIWTDSTSSVGAEGLFLQDLGNLAQFWECCSSSSGDADGESFGGDSPVRLSPILDSTVLNSHLLAGNQELFSDINEGSGINSCFSVFEVQCSNSVLPFSFETLNLGNENTDSSANMLGKTQSRLLIWTKNSAFEENEHCSNLSTRTCSPWSHSEETRSDNETLNIQFEESTQFNAEDINYVVPRVSSSYVDEELLDFLQDETCQQNSRTLGEIPTLVFKKTSKLESVCGIQLEQKTENKNFETTQVCNESPHGDGYSSGVIKDIWTKMADTNSVATVEIERTDAELFSADVNNYCCCLDAEAELETLQEPDKAVRRSEYHLWEGQKESLEKRAFASSELSNVDGGDYTTPSKPWDVAQDKENTFILGGVYGELKTFNSDGEWAVVPPSHTKGSLLQCAASDVVTIAGTDVFMTPGNSFAPGHRQLWKPFVSFEQNDQPKSGENGLNKGFSFIFHEDLLGACGNFQVEDPGLEYSFSSFDLSNPFSQVLHVECSFEPEGIASFSPSFKPKSILCSDSDSEVFHPRICGVDRTQYRAIRISPRTHFRPISASELSPGGGSESEFESEKDEANIPIPSQVDIFEDPQADLKPLEEDAEKEGHYYGKSELESGKFLPRLKKSGMEKSAQTSLDSQEESTGILSVGKQNQCLECSMNESLEIDLESSEANCKIMAQCEEEINNFCGCKAGCQFPAYEDNPVSSGQLEEFPVLNTDIQGMNRSQEKQTWWEKALYSPLFPASECEGVFCL; this is translated from the exons AGCTCTGGTATCGAGACTTTAGTGGAGGAGCTCTGCTCCAGACTGAAAGACCTTCAGAGTAAGCAAG AAGAGAAGATTCACAAAAAGTTAGAGGGGTCTCCCTCTCCAGAGGCAGAATTATCCCCTCCAGCAAAGGATCAAGTGGAAAT GTACTATGAAGCATTTCCACCACTTTCTGAGAAACCAGTTTGCCTGCAAGAAATCATGACTGTGTGGAACAAGTCTAAAGTCTGTTCTTACTCTAGCTCTTCTTCATCATCCACAGCCCCACCAGCTAGCACAGATACTTCCTCTCCTAAGGACTGCAACAGTGAAAGTGAAGTCACCAAGGAAAGAAGCAGTGAAGTACCCACCACTGTGCATGAGAAAATCCAGAGCAAAAGCAAAAAcgagaaggaaaacaaatttaGTAATGGCACAACTGAAGAAAAGCCTGCCTTGTACAAAAAGCAAATCCGACATAAACCTGAAGGAAAGATTCGCCCTCGTTCATGGTCTTCTGGCTCCAGTGAAGCAGGCTCAAGTTCCAGTGGGAATCAGGGAGAATTAAAAGCATCCATGAAGTATGTTAAAGTAAGACACAAGGCACGAGAGATTCGAAACAAAAAAGGGCGGAATGGGCAAAGCAGGCTTTCTTTGAAGCATGGTGAAAAGGCTGAAAGAAACATTCATACTGGAAGTAGTAGCAGTAGCAGCAATGGTTCTGTCAAACAGCTGTGCAAGCGGGGTAAGAGACCTTTAAAAGAAATAGGGAGAAAAGATCCTGGGAGCACTGAAGGAAAAGACCTGTACATGGAGAACAGAAATGACACAGAGTATAAAGAGGAGCCCTTGTGGTACACCGAGCCAATTGCTGAATATTTTGTTCCTCTGAGCAGAAAAAGTAAACTAGAGACCACATACCGAAACAGACAAGATACAAGTGATCTGACATCAGAGGCAGTGGAAGAATTGTCTGAATCAGTGCATGGTCTTTGTATCAGCAACAATAATCTTCATAAAACATACCTCGCAGCAGGTACTTTCATTGATGGTCATTTTGTAGAAATGCCTGCAGTTATAAATGAGGATATTGACCTCACTGGGACCTCATTATGTTCTCTACCAGAGGACAATAAATACCTAGATGATATTCATCTGTCAGAATTAACGCACTTCTATGAAGTGGATATTGATCAATCCATGTTGGATCCTGGTGCCTCAGAAACAATGCAAGGAGAAAGTCGGATTTTGAATATGATTCgacaaaaaagcaaagagaacacAGATTTTGAGGCAGAATGTTGCATAGTGTTAGATGGTATGGAGTTGCAAGGGGAACGTGCAATATGGACAGATTCTACCAGCTCCGTAGGTGCTGAGGGCTTATTCCTGCAGGACCTTGGCAATCTGGCTCAGTTTTGGGAGTGCTGTTCATCCAGCTCCGGTGATGCTGATGGGGAGAGTTTTGGAGGAGACTCTCCAGTTAGACTCTCTCCCATCTTAGACAGCACAGTGCTCAATTCACACCTGCTTGCTGGCAATCAAGAGCTCTTTTCAGATATTAATGAAGGATCTGGTATAAACTCTTGTTTTTCAGTGTTTGAAGTGCAATGCAGTAATTCTgttttaccattttcttttgaaacactcaACTTGGGAAATGAAAATACAGATTCTAGTGCTAATATGCTTGGGAAAACACAGTCTAGATTGCTAATATGGACCAAAAATAGTGCCTTTGAAGAAAATGAACACTGTTCTAATCTTTCAACAAGAACTTGTAGTCCATGGTCCCATTCAGAAGAAACACGTTCAGACAATGAAACATTAAATATTCAGTTTGAAGAATCCACACAGTTTAATGCCGAAGATATTAATTATGTAGTTCCTAGAGTCTCGTCAAGTTATGTAGATGAAGAACTTCTAGATTTTTTGCAAGATGAAACTTGCCAGCAAAACAGTAGAACTTTAGGTGAGATTCCTACATTAGTTTTCAAAAAAACATCTAAACTAGAATCCGTCTGTGGTATTCAGCtagaacaaaaaacagaaaacaaaaattttgaaacTACACAAGTATGTAATGAAAGTCCACATGGAGATGGCTACAGCTCAGGGGTTATTAAAGACATTTGGACAAAGATGGCAGACACAAATTCTGTGGCTACAGTAGAAATAGAAAGAACTGATGCTGAGTTGTTTTCGGCAGATGTAAATAACTACTGCTGCTGTCTAGATGCTGAAGCTGAACTGGAGACCCTTCAGGAGCCTGATAAGGCTGTGCGGCGGTCAGAGTACCATCTGTGGGAGGGACAGAAAGAGAGCCTGGAGAAAAGAGCATTTGCTTCTAGTGAGCTATCAAACGTGGATGGTGGTGATTATACAACACCCTCTAAACCCTGGGATGTAGCCCAAGATAAAGAAAACACATTCATTCTTGGAGGAGTTTATGGAGAACTCAAAACCTTCAATAGTGATGGGGAATGGGCGGTCGTACCACCTAGTCACACAAAAGGAAGTCTGTTACAGTGTGCAGCTTCTGATGTTGTGACAATAGCTGGTACAGATGTCTTTATGACCCCAGGAAACAGTTTTGCTCCTGGGCACAGGCAGTTATGGAAACCCTTCGTGTCATTTGAACAGAATGATCAGCCGAAGAGTGGGGAAAATGGGTTAAATAAgggattttcttttatcttccatGAAGACTTACTAGGAGCTTGTGGCAACTTTCAAGTCGAAGATCCTGGACTTGAAtactcattttcttcctttgactTAAGCAATCCATTTTCACAAGTTCTTCATGTAGAATGCTCATTTGAACCTGAAGGGATTGCATCTTTCAGCCCCAGTTTTAAACCGAAATCAATCCTCTGTTCTGATTCAGACAGTGAAGTGTTTCACCCCAGGATATGTGGTGTTGACAGAACACAATACAGGGCTATTCGGATCTCTCCTAGGACTCACTTTCGCCCAATTTCTGCATCCGAACTGTCCCCAGGAGGAGGAAGCGAGTCAGAATTTGAGTCTGAGAAAGATGAAGCAAATATTCCCATTCCTTCTCAAGTTGATATATTTGAAGATCCGCAGGCAGATCTCAAACCTCTGGAAGAAGATGCAGAGAAAGAAGGCCATTACTATGGAAAATCAGAGCTTGAGTCTGGAAAATTCCTTCCCAGGTTAAAAAAATCTGGGATGGAAAAGAGTGCTCAGACATCACTGGATTCCCAGGAGGAATCAACTGGGATTCTGTCAGTAGGAAAGCAAAATCAGTGTTTGGAATGTAGCATGAATGAATCCCTGGAAATAGATTTAGAAAGCTCAGAAGCAAATTGTAAAATAATGGCACAATGCGAGgaagaaattaataatttttgtggTTGCAAAGCAGGTTGTCAGTTTCCTGCTTATGAAGATAATCCAGTTTCTTCGGGACAGCTGGAAGAG TTCCCTGTATTGAACACTGATATACAAGGAATGAATAGAAGTCAAGAAAAACAGACCTGGTGGGAAAAAGCCTTGtactctcctctttttcctgcATCAGAGTGTGAAG